From the genome of Loxodonta africana isolate mLoxAfr1 chromosome 4, mLoxAfr1.hap2, whole genome shotgun sequence:
ATGAGAAAGGGAATTTATGTAAACAGTGGGGGCCCAAGAGACATTCAGGAATAAGCTCCAAATGTCATTTTTAATTACACGAAGACATGCTTCATCTTTAGACTGAACTGCTGATATCTGTGTGACAAAACACGATTTCAGGGGAGCTCCAGCAGTTTCCAGCAGTCTCTTATGCCCACCTAATCAGGTGATGAAGAGTGGATGTCTAACTAGTTGTCTCAGGTACAAGCTGTCAATAAATAAAATGGCCCCTTTAAACAGCACACTATAAATTGGTTAGTTAGTTAGTTGGTTAGTCAGCTAATCCACAGTTAATCCGAGAATAAGAAAATGATTTTAAGTATCCCTAAAGATAAGCAAAGAACTGCCCGGTTAACATGGCTAAAATAACTCCATCCTTCTCGGGCATACTATGTGAGATTGTAGATGTCATTATGGAGGAGCTAAGAATTCATACATGGGAAAAATTGAATAGAATTACTTGTTGCAGAATATGTGATTTAAATTCTCAGCTATCTTATCAAGATTCAAAAGCAGagattaaatttaataaaataagaaatacaaGTTTCATTTTTTTAGCGGTATattgatgttatggattgaagtgtgtcccccaaaaatatgtgttttaaattctaacctctatgcctgtagttatttgctatgttaatgaaacaggattcatgTTAAATTGTACCTTCAGTCGATCcattttgagatctaaaagattaAACAACCAAACCAGTGAGCAGAGATGGAGTAAGATAgataccaagacacatggagatttccaaggaaataggaagcagaagctgaagaaacagcagcctttctccagagctgacagagaaagacttcccctggagccagcatcctgaataaggacttctagcctccgatttgtgagaaaaaatatttctgtttgttaatttcacccacttgtggtatttctgttatagcggcattagataactaagacagttggtgTGGTAGGAAATACTCTAAGATGGTCCCTAAGGTTCCAGCTTCCTGGTATAAATGCCCTCTGTAACCTGCCCCACTTAAGTGAGGGTGGGACTTGTGAATAGGATGGAATGTCACTCCTGTGATGAGATTAGGTTACATGGCAAAAGTGAGAAAATTTTTCAGATACAATTAAGTTGATTTTGACATAATCAAAAGGGAGGTAATACTGGATGGGCCCGATCTAATCAGATGAACATTTTAAAAGAGTCTAGAGGTCAGAGATGGACGAAATCAGAGACATTTTTTTTCTGGCTTTGAAGATGCAAGCAGCCATGATGTGAATTGCCTATGGAGAAGGGTAGCCACTAGTTGCTGTCAGACTTAGTCTGAACAAAATAAGTAAtgaaattctgccaacaacctgaatgagcttggaCAAGAGCTCCAGCTAAGAATGCAGTCTGGCCAAGACCTTGACAACAGCTTTGTGTGAACCTGAGCAAAGGACCCAGATAAGCTGTTCCCAAATTCTGCCCAATGGAAGCTGTAATAACAAAGGTGCTATTTTAAATCTCTAAATGTACAATAACTTGACATATAGCAACACAAAATAGATATGCTTATGATAACAGGATTAACTTAATATAAACTGACATGTGGTAATCATGTTTTGTTAtttggtgtgtttgtgtgttttgcACATTTTCTTACCTCTCGTCCCTTTGTTCTATGCCCAACACAGAGATATTTACTCAACTAGATACTTCCATGTACATTAGCCCatttcaaagaagaagaaaaagaaaaaagtgcctTTCCCCAGAGAGTATATAAGAGATTTtgtgtcacattaaaaaaaaaaaaaaggctgagagAAAGCCCtaccaataaaaaaaatgctTCTTCCCCCCTTATTGAAGACTATAAAAGATGAGAGAAAGCAGTCAAGTGAGCATGGATCGAGTGCAtctaatataatgtgatcatgCTGTGAAAAAGATACTCTCCCTTGGATGACCAATATCTACATTCAAGTCAACACCTTCTGTTATCAGTGCCCTGAAGCGTTATGGTAGCTGAAGAAACATCTCAACTGTTATTGGAGGGCAAGGGGAATTTTCTTCTTCCAGTGGAGATAATTTTTGGCATGAATTACCCTCTAAAAGTAGACATCTCCCATCATATTTAACACCATCTGTTGCCCACTCCTCTTGGAACTGTAATAAATGTCTGTGAGCTCTCAGATGGGGCTTGAAACACCTGAGAGAGTAATGACATGAAAGAGAACAACCGTAACCTATGCTTGGATGTGGCTAAATATAAACAGATAGATTTCTCTTGCTCTTACAGAGAAAACGACTATAAACAGCAAAATCAAACCAAGAAACAGCACCTCATGGGAGGAGGACAGGGAGATGGTACACTTGAGACATGGAACTTGATTTTCATTACATGCCTCTatattgttttggtttttagtcaAACTAAAAGTGTATTACTTTAAAAACACATGAACAATAAAACCAGAAGATTTTAAATATTCAGAAAGTGTGATATGTAATTTCTCTAGTCAAAGGtcaagcattttaaaatctgcatCTTTAATCAATTTGTGTGCATTTTTCCTAAGTGAATCATCATAGAAGAGCACGAAGCGTTCAGTACTGTAGtcctattttatttattctttaataaataaaatctaataggttttttcctctccttgtatcatggattgaattgtgtcctcccaaaatatctgtcaacttccCTAGGTCCTGCTTCCCACTACTATATGAttctctaccattttgtcatctgatgtgatttccctatgtgttataaatcctaccactatgatgttaatgagatggattagtggcagatatGTTAATGGGATCTAGAAGGTTAGATagtatcttaaaccaatctcttttgagttataaaggaaagaaactaccagagagacatgggaattgatctcataccaccaagaaatcaccgccaggagcagagagtgtcctttggacctgaggttcttgtgctgagatgctcccagaccaagtcaAGACTgcacacaaggaccttcctccagaaccaacaaagagagaaacccttcccctggagcaggcgcaatgaattcggacttctataTTTCTGGACTTGAGagataaacttttctttgttaaagctatacacttgtggtgttcctgttatagcagcactggatgactaagacaacttgaTTCTTTATATATTGAGATCAATTATTACATATTGATTGTTTCcatttaaatataaaactatGAAGCAAATAAGGATGtcaagaaggatcaatagttggaaaatatgcccctggtgatagaaacaatgctggaggtcgaatgatagaatttcgcaagatcaatgacttcttcatcgcaaataccttctttcaccaatataaacggcgactatacacctggactttgtcagatggacacacaaaaatcaaattgactacatctgtggaaagagatcgtgggaaagctcaatattgtcagtcagaagaaggccataggccaactgtggaacagaccatcaactgctcatatgcaagttcaagctgaagctgaagaaaatcagagcaagtccatgagagctaaaatatgaccttcagtacatcccacctgaatttagagaccatctgaagaataaatttgattcattgaacattggtgaccaaagaccagacaagttgtggaatgacatcaaggacatcatacatgaagaaagcaagaggtcactgaaaagacaggaaacaaagaaaaaccaagatggatgtcagaggagaccctgaaacttgctcttgagcatcgaggagctaaagcaaaaggagggaatgatgaagtaaaagaactgaacagaagacttcagaggccctcttgagaagacaaagtaaagtattgtaatgacatgtgcaaagagctggagatggaaaaccaaaaggaaagaacacgctcagcatttctcaggctgaaagaactaaagaaaaacttcaagcctcgagttgcaatagtgaaggattccatggggaaaagatAAAACAACGCAGGcatatcaaaggaagatggaaggactatacagagtcattataccaaaaagaattagtcaatgtttaaccatttcaagaggtggcatatgatcatgaagcgatggtactgaaggaagaagtccaagctgctctgaaggcattggcgaaaaacaaggctccacgaattgatggaatatcaattgagatgtttcaacaaacagatgcagtgctggaggtgctaacttgtctatgccaagaaatatagaagatagcttcctggccaactgactggaagagatccatatttaggcctattcccaagaaaggtgatccaaccaaatgtggaaattatagaacaatatcactaacatcacactcaagaaaaattttgctgaagatcctccaaaaacagttgcagcagtatattgacagggaactgccagaaattcaggccggtttcagaagaggacatggaaccagggatatcattgctgatgtcagatggatcctggttgaaagcagagaataccagaaggatgtttacttgtgttttattgactatgcaaagccattcaactgtgtggatcatagcaaattatggataacattgcgaagaatgggaattccagaacacttaattgtgctcatgaggaacctttacacagatcaacaGGCAGTAGTCTGACAGAACAAGTTGGTAATGagtggattaaagtcaggaaaggtgtgtgtcagagttgtattctttcaaaaTAAGTATTCAAtgagtatgctgagcaaataatccaaaaagctggactatatgaagatgaacagggcatcaggattggaggaagactcattaacaacctaggttatgcagatgacacaaccttgcttgctgaaagtgaagaggacttgaagcacttactaatgaagatcaaagaccacagccttcagtatggattgcacctcaacataaagaaaacaaagatcttctcaagtggaccaatgagcaacatgatgataaacagagaaaagactgaagttgtcaaggatttcattttccttggatccacaatcaacagccatggaagcagcagtcaagaaatcaagagacgcattgcattgggtaaatctgctgcaaaggacctctttaaagtgttgaagagcaaagatgtcaccttgaagacttaggtgtgcctgacccaagccatggtattttcaatcgcatcacatgcatgtgaaagctggacaatgaataaggaagaccgaagaagaattgacacctttgaattgtggtgttggcgaagataattgaatatcccatggactgccaaaagaacaaacagatctgtcttagaagaagtacagccagaatgctccttagaagcaaggatggcgggactgcgtcttacataatttggacatgttgttaggaagtatcagtccctggagaaggacatcatgcttggcagagtacagagtcggtggaaaagaggaagaccctcaatgaggtggactgacacagtggctgcaacaatgagcttaagcatgagaactattgtaaggatggcgcaggactgggcagtgcttcgttctgttgtgcatagggtcgctatgagtcggaaccgactcgacggaacctgacaacaacaacaaggacatgaagcactgaaattatgtttatatatattatttggtGTTGTAAATTTTACTTAAATATTTCTGCAGAGATAATTTGCGAGAAAAGATGCGTGAAACTacaatatatttaatattaaacaCATAAAATCTAAATATTCGTACCATTCTTCATCTCCATGCTTAATAAATTCAAGTATAGGCACAGAAATTTAATCAATTTTAAAACACATGGATTCAAATACATACAAAATTGTATAAgacaaaaaactgaaaaatttgCAGACCTAAGAAGTAGATAATTAGTAACAATATGAGATAAAAGGTAAACCTGAACCCGCATTGTTCCCCGGCCCCAAGAAACACTTCAGTAAGTTATTCCTTACAGATAAAACCATGTTTCTTCCCACAATCTTCATCCAAAATAATATCGCTATCATACAATATGCATTTCTGTGGATTTAGAGCTGCAAACAATGGAAATCTGTAATGAAGACAAAAATATTAGCATCTGGGAAAAGGGTATGGAAATGCTCAGGTGCGATGATGATTCAGATTAATGATAGAACTTTCAGACGCATTTCAATTAAATATTAACACACGgaatcattcttttctttttaaactatggTTTTCAGTTTTCAGATTACATTGTTGCACAAACCTTAGTTACTCCCTCTTAAATAAATAGCATTGGGACTagagattttttattattgttcttgtCTTTGTTGTTAATCATTCTGATGCGtaatatactttattttgttgaaaaatgcATTACCTGACTTAGTCTAGAGAAACAAACCAGAGCTTATAATTCACCATTGTATTATGTGGAAATTACATGTTTATGGATGAAAATAAGATTCAAGATTTACAAGCATACAGAAGATAAACCCAGAATATTTGAAACATTGGGAGCATGTTGAGAATTTTGGCTCCACCAGAATAAAGAAAGGAAGGCGTATCCTGCTGTATCTGGACTGCCGGGACTACTGAGTCAGTGCTCGTGTGTATGTGAGGATGTGAGGATGTGTGCCTGTACGTGCACGTCTATGTGTTTGCTCCAAGGAAAAACGGAAGCAAAAAAGTCAAAAGTTATCTTATGGGCCCAGAACACTAAAGTTCATGTGACCTGAGCATGAACTTGAATTTTCTGGATTGGCCTGCAATTGTATTCTGCTACACTATTCTCTTTTCTGTAACCTCACGCCCTGGGCATGCGATTACTGCAGTGCTCCTGGGTGTTACCTGCACTGATGAGATCTAAGCATAAACTCAGAAAGAGTAGAAAGGGCAGCACCAGGCTGCCAGAAACTTACAGATCCCGGGAGAGAGCAGAGCCGTCCTCCCACAGCCACGCACCACGTCTTTCATTGTAAGTGGGTCCAATCCAGTAATAACGGTCATCGGAGATCCTAAAGCTCTGTTTGTAAACAGAGACAAACACTGTAATCTAACTTAAATGTACCCTGGGAACAGTGTGCTTTTAAGAAAGTTAATGTCAGAGCATCAGAATCAGCCTATCAAACGCACaaactgaaatcattcctgacTTCTAATTTAGAAGGTACTTTTTGGCTTATATTTCTCATTTAACACACCCATTCATTTATGCAGGAAAAGTACCACAAAATCTGACGAAAGGTGTAGaaaaattgttataaaaatatagaaaacattctCTATTCCGTGAGTTAGAGTCCTCCTGAATATCCCTGTACAGGGGATCCGAAACCCCAGCCGGAAAGTCTGTAAAATCAACACTATCTCGAGGGAAAAATCTCCTGGGTATGACCTACTTAGCCTTTATTCAGCTCAGTCTCTGCATACATCTAGGGCaatttatactttttctttttgttgataggtactgtcaagttggttctgatgaaacactgccccgtcctgggtcatcttcacaattattgttaaGCTTGAGTCCACTGTCGCAGCCAttttgtcaacccatctcactgagggtctccctctttttagctcaccctccactttaccaagcatgattcccttctccagagaccggttcctcctgataaaatgtccaaagtatgtgagatgatgttgccatcctcgcttccaaggagcactctggctgtacttcaagacagatttgttcgttttctgacagtccattgtatattcagtattcttcaccaacatcataattcaaagacatcaattcttcttaggtcttccttattcattgtccagctttcacatgcatatggggtgactgaaaatattgcagcatggtcaggcacaccttcgtcctCAAAGCGACACgtgtgcttttcaacacttcaaagagcaggtttgcccaatgcaatatgtcatttgatttcctgactgctgcttccatgggcattgattgtggatgcaaataaaatgaaatcctcagcaaattcaatattttctctgtttattgtcatgttccttattggtccagttgtgaggattttcagtttatgttgagatataatccatactgaagactctggtctttgatcttcatcagtaagttcttcaactcctcttcgctttcaactagaaaggttgtcatctgcatataaaacattgttaatgagccttactccaatcctaatgctacattcttcttcatatatcctagcttctcagattatttgttccacatacggttgaataagtatggtgaaagaatacaacttaaacgcaacctttcctgactttaagccatgtggtatccccttgttttgtttgaacgactgcctcttggtctatgcacaggtttctcatAAGCAGAATTCAGTGTTCTAGAATattcattcttcataatgttattcaaaatttgttatgatccacacagttgaatgcctttgcatagtcaaagaaacacaggtaaacatctttctggcattctctgcttttggccaatatccatctgacatcagcaatgatatccctcattccacatcctattctgaattgggcttgaatttctggcagtactctgttgatatactactgaaaccatttttgagtgattttcagcaaaattttccttgagtgtgatattaacgatattgttagatgattttgcattctgttggatcacttttcttaggGATGGGACCTTAGGAATTGTTTAGGAATTGGTCATTTTTATGACCATACCCTCTACATTTACCTAATTATAAAAGAATTTATAAATTCAATTAAAAGAACTAAATATTCCAAAAACATTTAGTTGGTTCTTTGAATAAAATGAGTTAAACAATGATCTATTACTTTGAAGCCATCCAGAAAATTCCTTTGACTTCATCTGGCATATTGATTTTATTCCTAGATGTAATTCTTTGAGTAATGTTATGTAGGTTTTATAATGATTACTTCAAAGTACAGACTGTTAATAATCTTTGTTCAAATATGACCACCATTTACTCTCTGATTAAAGACTGGGTTCAAAATCTTCAGCTTACTTAGATATTATGTTttctggaacaaagaaaatgtggaAACACGAGTACATACAAATTCATCTTTGCTTTCCAGCCGAAGTAGACTGGAATTGTGAGAAGCACAGAAATCCCTACTTTCTGCCCAAGTTTTTACttcattggaaaagaagtaacAATTGCATCGGTAGCCAATCCACTTCTCTTGGCAAGTACAGCAGCCAGagcctaagaaaaaaaaaacaaaatatgattGATGACTTTGGAGATTTCAAGAATGAATGCTTATTCATTCAAACACcatttgctctttattttttcctctacAAATAGTCTTTGAGCACACACTACTAAATACACTGCAGTTTGCTATGCTCAGGATTGTAAATGTGAGCAAGTCAGATGTGATCATTTTCCTCATGGAGATTATATTCTAGAGATAGAGTAAGACATACAATTACCCATCATTTATCTATCATATTTCATGATAATTCTGGTAAGTATACAAAAAGTGTAGTATATTAAAAGAACACACAACAGGGTGTGAGCTAGAGGAAGGTTAAAAGAATCTGTTTTGAGGAAGTGACCAAAAGCTGAGCTACGCAGTACAAACAGGAGTTAACCAGATCAAAGGGAGATGATTTAAAAGAGGAAAGCATTTTATCATATTTCCTGAGTCAACAAAAATACTGATGAGAatctgatgttttggattttttttttcccaaaaatgaagagaaacaaaACAATTGGTATGAAGTTTGATAATAGAGTTTAGCAGTGATAATGTCCTCAAAATTCCTTATCCTCGGTAACAAAAGACATGACATATTGTAGATACTTGCGTGTTAGCCAAATAAATGGCGCTGAAATTGCATAAGAGATAAATTAAATGCCATGTGGTCACAGAAGGAGAGATAACTTGGAGTGCACTGGGAGAAAGTATATTCATTCGGAAACTGTGCTTTAAGCTGGCTCTTACTGTGTAAGTAGATTTTATAACTGCAGAAACCTGGGCGCTGTATTCTGAGACGTAAATAATGACGCAAGGAAAGGTGCGTAGAGGATGGATTTTCATCGGAAAGTAAGGGCTATGAGCAGACACAGGCAGGGAGTTAGGGTTAACTGTGATATTTACTGTAGTTTATTTATAACTTGTTAGTTAATAATGTGCATTCATAGAGG
Proteins encoded in this window:
- the LOC104847223 gene encoding natural killer cells antigen CD94-like yields the protein MAAFQNNLWSLISGALAVVCLLLMATLGILLKNSFATESTLPTSSPGSTLEPQRGSGCCTCQEKWIGYRCNCYFFSNEVKTWAESRDFCASHNSSLLRLESKDEFSFRISDDRYYWIGPTYNERRGAWLWEDGSALSRDLFPLFAALNPQKCILYDSDIILDEDCGKKHGFICKE